A stretch of the Notolabrus celidotus isolate fNotCel1 chromosome 3, fNotCel1.pri, whole genome shotgun sequence genome encodes the following:
- the LOC117810647 gene encoding golgin subfamily A member 6-like protein 7, which translates to MPKQSQKTTKAAKRKPRHQEEPIDVSTLHLDLKKHDEVLNAEREISPKKKNKRPILTEELKNEKEFTARNPQDQGDQEEPCNSTGDETPVLDAELIESIKRMPKKLLQEEYLELMKDYIITKGKLEAFDADIQGQQVIVNLTAERDTLKKKMKEINIQKGEAIKKQEKLLEEVDELKQKLSPQECPSQENPVLKNTLENIQEEFKNKLIQEVQGTLRVSNQEFSERYQTEVATFRHQAEILNSELEREVQANADRMVGDQQFIKNLQVELNAHHRKMAETNISLQNTLDKEKDHMREIEELRIQLNSHKQLLKEHEELKEEQKTTKEKFDAELQLEKQKYMLLQKEHKSHKAMDDQQDQMNLTAEKEDLIKSMSEKEEEDREITEAVKLQEGPEDSEITSAETSESSATTLTPQEEPQDLTGVTEIAPQVKPSSWKRFRHFIGLRKPKSWKKKKKKEPTITPQPHPSDP; encoded by the exons ATGCCGAAACAATCGCAGAAAACCACCAAGGCTGCTAAACGCAAACCAAGACATCAGGAGGAACCCATCGATGTTTCAACACTTCATCtggacttaaaaaaacatgatgaagtCTTGAATGCAGAGCGGGAAATCTCTCccaaaaagaagaacaagagaCCCATACTCACGGAAGAGTTGAAGAATGAAAAGGAGTTCACTGCACGAAATCCACAGGACCAAGGGGACCAAGAGGAGCCGTGTAATTCCACTGGTGATGAAACTCCTGTCCTAGACGCTGAGTTGATTGAGTCCATCAAGAGAATGCCAAAAAAGCTACTTCAAGAGGAGTATCTGGAGCTGATGAAGGACTATATCATCACCAAGGGGAAGCTGGAAGCTTTTGACGCTGATATCCAAGGCCAGCAAGTTATTGTCAACCTAACGGCTGAACGGGATACcctcaaaaagaaaatgaaagagatcAACATCCAGAAGGGAGAGGCCATCAAGAAGCAGGAGAAACTCTTGGAGGAGGTGGAtgagctgaaacagaaactcAGCCCCCAGGAATGTCCTTCCCAAGAGAACCCGGTGCTGAAGAACACACTCGAAAACATCCAGGAGGAGTTCAAAAACAAGCTCATCCAAGAggttcagggcacccttagagtcTCAAACCAAGAGTTCAGTGAGAGGTATCAAACAGAGGTCGCCACTTTCAGACATCAGGCTGAGATACTTAATAGTGAGCTGGAGAGGGAAGTCCAGGCAAATGCAGACAGGATGGTGGGAGACCAGCAATTCATCAAGAACTTACAAGTGGAACTGAACGCCCACCATAGAAAAATGGCAGAAACCAACATCTCCCTGCAAAACACCCTGGACAAGGAGAAAGATCAcatgagagagatagaggagttGAGAATTCAGCTCAACTCTCACAAACAACTTCTGAAAGAACATGAGGAGctgaaagaggaacaaaaaaccACAAAGGAGAAGTTTGACGCTGAGCTTCAGctagaaaaacagaaatatatgcTTCTCCAAAAAGAACACAAGAGCCACAAGGCAATGGACGACCAACAAGACCAGATGAACCTGACAGCTGAGAAGGAAGACCTGATTAAGAGTATGAgtgagaaggaggaagaagatagAGAGATTACTGAAGCTGTCAAA CTCCAGGAGGGGCCTGAGGACTCAGAGATCACCAGTGCTGAGACTTCTGAATCAAGTGCAACAACCCTCACCCCCCAGGAAGAGCCCCAAGATTTGACTGGAGTCACTGAGATAGCGCCTCAAGTCAAACCTTCATCCTGGAAAAGGTTTCGACATTTTATTGGATTGAGGAAGCCAAAGtcctggaagaagaagaagaagaaagagcctACAATAACTCCTCAGCCCCATCCCTCTGACCCCTAA